DNA sequence from the Streptomyces tsukubensis genome:
GAACGGCGGATGCCCGAAAAGAGTGGCTGGGAGTGGCGGTTCTCGACTAGTCGGTAACGAGCTGCCAGGATGAAACAACTCGCCCTGTCTTCAAGGGCGTTGGAGGAATCTTGGGAGTGGAATCGACTGCCGCCGCGTTGAACGCGGGCCTGGTCGAAGAACTGGAGCACAGCGGCAGGATCGTCAGCCCGCAGGTAGCGGCTGCATTCAGGGCCGTACGGCGAGATCTTTTCGTCCCGGGGATACCACTCGATGACGCCTATCGCGACGACGCGGTGTTCACCAAGCGTGATGCTGACGGGAGTCCACTCAGCTCGGTGTCCGCCCCCTGGCTGGTGGCGACCATGTTGGAGCGGCTCGGTGTCCGTCAGGGGGACCGCGTCCTGGAGATCGGTTCAGGTGGCTACAACGCAGCCTTGTTGCGTCACCTCGTCGGCCCGCACGGATCGGTGACCAGTCAGGACATCGACCCCGAGGTCATTGAGCGGGCTGCCCGTTGTCTCGCCGGTGCGGGGGTCGACGGCGTACGTCTGGTCACGGGTGACGGCACTCTGGGGGTGCCTGCCGGCGGCCCGTACGACCGGCTCGTCGTGACCGTTCAGGCCACGTCGATCGCCCCGGCGTGGCTGGAGCAGCTCACCGACGAGGGGCGTCTGGTGGTTCCCCTCAGGATCCGGGGCCTCGGTCGGCTGCTGACCTTCGTCCGTGAGGACGACCACTGGGTCGGTGACGGCTGGGATCTGTGCGGCTTCGTCCGCATGCGGGGCCCGGCAGCACGGAATCCGCTGATGACGACGCGGCTGGGGGACGGCATCAGGCTGCGGTGGGACGGTGGTCCCCAGCCGGATGCCGACGTCTTGACCGCGGCCCTGGCAGGGGAGCGCCGAGAGGTGTGGACCGGGGTGGCCGTGGGAGTCGCAGAAGGAACCCGCCCGGTCGTCGACCTCTGGCTGGCCACCGTGCTCGATGTGTTCGGACGGCTGCACACCGGTGGAGCCGCTTCGGTGGGAGAGGCGACGGTCCAGGCGCTTCCGGGCGGCAGCCCGGCGACCTGGACCCGCGACGGGCTCGCCCATCTGGTGATGCGCCCTGCCGACACCGGGGGCTCCCGGTTCGAGTACGGAGTCGCCTGGTACGGGCGCGACGGTGCCTTTGCCGAGGACTTCGCCGCGCAGTTGCGGCACTGGGACCGGGACCACCGTGGCGGCCCCGGGCCGGTGCTCCGGGTCCATCCGAAGGAGTCCCGTGATCAGAGGACCGGGGCCGGGCGACTGCTGGACCGTCCCGGGCCCCCCGCGGTGATCACGTGGCCGTGAGGGCCGAAGTGCCGACCAGTCTCCCGGGACTCAGGCCCGGGTCGTACCACCACCTTCGACGACACAGGAAGGAGGTTGACCGAGATGAGCACTGCTCTGACCGATGTGTTCCGGCTTGATCCGGCCCATGTCGATCTGTCGCGGATCCGGGACGGCTACGCCGAGACCGAAGGTGACGAAAGCGATGGGGACACCACCGGAGACGGCTGCGGGCCGTCGCCGCCACAGGGCCCCACCACGGGGTGTCTGATTCCCGGTTCCCGGTGACGGCGCCCTTCATATGACAAGCCGGGGTGGTACGGGTGGACTTCCTGTACCACCCCGTCCTTTGCGACTCAGGGGGCTCGGTGGGGGAGCTGTTCACGTTCGGTTCCGTGGCCATGGCGCGGGTGCCCTTGCTGGCATCCGGCGCCGATGGGCTCCAAGAAGAGGCTCTGCTGGAGGAAGGGCTCTTCATGGCTTCCCGGTCCGCAGCGGAATCAGGCGGCTCGTACCGGGGGGCAGTGACCCGCTCGGCCTACGCGATACGGGCCCGAAGCCGTACGACCCCGCACGGAGTGTGGTGCGGTGTGGCCCCGGCGGTGCTGGAAGGCCGGGACAGCGTGCTGCGACTCGGGGAGGGCCACCGGACCGTCAGTGTGCCGAGTCCCTTGTGGCTGTGGGCGTACGCGGACCGGATGCTGGACCGACCCGGAGTGGTTCCGCGGCTGTGGCTTATGACGAACAACCTGCTGGTGCGGCGGGGGGACCGGCTCGAAGCCGAGCACCCCGCTGCCGGAGGCGGACAACTCGGCAGCATCCGCAGGACGGAACTGTCCGAGTGGCTCACGGCGGTGTGCGCGGACGGCGCTCAGGGCGCGGAGGTCATCAGGACCGTATGCGACCGCTATCCAGGTGCCGACGCGGGCGCCGCTCGTTCCGCGCTCGTACAGATGATCCGTACGGGCATTCTGCTCACCGACCTACTGCCCCGGGATCTTCGGAACGATCCGCTGGCGCAACTGTTGGCGAAGCTGCCCGAAGACCTTCCCGAACGTCTCCCGCTCGTCTGTCTGAGAAGGGCCCTCCGGAGCGCCGACCGATACGGGCCGGGGTCCGGGCGCCGGATCCGGTTGCTGCGCGTGGCGCGTGAGCGCGCCGACCGTCTTCATCCCGTGGACCGGCCGCTCACCGTGGACACCCTGGCCGACGGGGAGTTCCGGCTGCCCGAAGAGGTGGGCCGCCGGGCCGCGGAGGCAGCGGAGGTCCTGTGGCGGATCGGGCACCGGAAGCCTCCGCTCGGTGACTGGTCGGCCCGGTTCGCCGCCGCCTACGGACACCAGCGTGCCGTGCCGGTGCTGGAAGCCGTCGACCCTGCCGTCGGCATCGGCCCGCCGCGAGCCGTCGATGCCGTCGCGGCCGTCAGCGACCACGACGAGGCGCGCGAACGGATGCTGGCGCGGCTCCTTGCGGAGGCCTGGAAGAAGGACAGCCCGGAGGTCGAACTGACCGAAGAGCTGGTGGAACGTCTGGCACGGCACGGCGGGCTGCCGCCGCGCACAGCCGAGATCCATATTCGGGTGGTGTCCGGCCCGGCCCACGACTCGTTCCGCCTTGTGGTCGGTCACCATTCTTCGCAGACCGCAGGTTCGGCCGCCGGACGATTCGCGTCCCTCCTCCCGCTTCCGGACCCCTTACGCCCGGGTGCGTACGGTGACGGGCCGGCCGTCGCGGAGATCGTCTGTGCCCCCGCGGCCGCCCGGAGCGCGGGACTCGCCGTGGAGACGGGATACGCCCCCTACCGCATCCCTGTCGGTGTACCGGTCCGCGACGGGGACCTCCAACTGCGCGAACTCGTGATCGTCTCCACCGGCCGGGGCCTGGTGCTGTGGTCCCTCACCCTCAGGCGGCCGGTGGTGCCGGTGCTGTTCAGCCGCATCACCCGGGACCTGCTGCCCGCCCCGGCCCGACTGCTGCATCTGCTCGGCCATGCGGCCGAGCGCCCATGGCACACCTGGTCCTGGAGGCAGGCCGCCAACTTCCCCTCCACACCCCGGATTGTGTACCGAGATGTCGTTCTCACCCCGCAGCGCTGGCTGTTGCCCGATGGGCTGATCGCTGCGGCCGGCCGTCGTGCCGCATGGGAGTCCCACCTGGCCGACTGGCTTGCCGAGGCGCACCCTCCGCTGCCGGGGCATGTCGTTGCGGAGGAATCGGACCGGCATCTTCCGATCCGGCTCGATACGGCGGAACACCGGGAGTTGCTGCGGCGCACCGTACTGCGGGGAGCACGAACCGTGGCCGAAGCCATCGGATACGACGGAGACGAGTTGCCCGTTGCCGGTCCTTCCGGCCGTCATCCTCTCGAACTCGTGGTGTCCCTCTACCGGACGGTCGGCCCTCCCCTGGAGCGTATCGACCCGCGCACCGCGCCGCGTCCCCGCTCGGAAGACCTCTGTGTCCCGGGGACCGAATGGCTGTCCGTCTCCCTCGCCGTTCCGGCCCGTCACCAGGACACGGTCATCCGCCGGCTGATCCCCGCACCTCCCGGTGTCCGTATGTTCTGGCTGCGCTACTGGACACCGGAGTCGGGGCCGCATATCCGGCTGCGCTACCGGGCCGCTCCCGGGACCCTCCGGCTCCTGGCGGAGTCCCTGGCGCGGTGGAGTGCCGATCTGGCCGGACAGCGTCTGACCGGCGGCAGGCTTCACCATGAGCCGTACGTGCGCGAGACACAGCGCTACGGCGGCCCCGCTGCCATAGATGCGGCTGAGAACGTCTTCGCCGCCGACAGCGCGCTGGTGCGTGAGCTGCTTGGGCATCCGGACGATTCCGGCCGCGTCGTTGCGGCGGCGGTTTCGGCCGCGGCCATCGCCAGGGCGTTCGCCTCCCCGGGCGCCGCTCGCGGCGGGCCCCTCGACCGAGCGGATCGCCGCCGACGCGAAGAGTTGCGTCCCGCTGCCCGCGCCCACGTCGTGACGTCCCGCACCGCCCCGCTCTGGGACGCCCGCCAGGAGTCGCTGACCGTCTACAGAGCCGTGCTGCCCTCCGGGGAGATCGCCGAACGCTGTGCCTCGGACCTCATCCACCTCCACTGCAACCGCCTGCTGGGAACCGACCCGGGCTCCGAACGGATCGTCAGGTCGCTGGCCACGGATCTGCTGCACTGCGATGGCTGAGCTCGCGGCCGATGTGGAACGGTTCGCGCGTGCCGTAGCCGAACCGGCCGATGTTCTCGCGGGCCTCGGTCCCGCTTCCGCGTCCACACTCAGCCACGGAATCCCGGGAACCGCCGTTCTGCTGGCCGCACTGTCCGCCGGGGACCCCGCACTCGCAGCCCTGGCCGAGCGGCACTGGGACACCGCCGCGGAGCTGCTCACCGGCCGGTCGCCCGACGGGATCCACAGTGGGCCGGGGGCACTCGCCGCATCCCTCGTCGTCGGTGACGCCTACCTCCTCCGCGCCCGGCACGGTCTCCTCGACCCCGCCGTCGCCTGGCTCACCGCCCGAGCCCAAGGCCTTGCAGTCCACCAGCGGCGCCGCCGGGCCGCCGGAGGACAGGGCTGCCCCTGGGGGGTCTACGACACCATCAAAGGCCTCTCCGGCATCGGCCGCATTCTGCTGGCTGCCGAGAGAAAGGGGTGCCGGGCCGCCGTACCGGGTCTGACGGCGGCCCTCGACACTCTCACCCACATGATCAACACTCCGGTCGAGGGCCGGCCGGGCTGGTGGCTTCCGGCTCAGGACCACCGTCTCCCCGTCGCCGGTGCCCTCCCGGCTTCCGGAGCCGCTACGACGGGCATGGCCCACGGCATCGCAGGTCCGCTGGCGCTGCTCTCCCTGGCTGCCACCGCCGGACACACCGTTCCGGGACAGCAGGCAGCGGTGCGTACGGCCGCCGAGTGGCTCCTCCTCTGGGCGGATCCCGACCGGGGGTGCCCGGCACATATCAGCGGCGACGCACTGCGGCGGCCGCCGGACCCCCACCACCTGGCGACAGGGCCCGGGAGACGAACTGCCTGGTGCTACGGAGCAGCCGGTATCGGCAGTGCCATCATGCACGCCGGTACGGCCCTCGACGACCCCGAACTCCACCGAAGAGGGCACACGATGATCGCGGGCATTGCCCTGCAACCGGTGGACCGGTGGGACATCGACGGCCCCGGGCTCTGCCACGGCAGCGCCGGAATTCTCCAGGCCGCCCGGCGCGCAGGCTGCACCGAGCCGGCACAGCAGGCGGCACGACTCACGGCACACCTGCTCCGGGAAATCGACGACCGTCCCGGGGCAGGCTTGGACATCGGCTTTCTCGGCGGGACCACCGGATCCGTACTGGCCCTGGCAGAAGCCGCAGGACTGCTGCCGGAGACGGAACACACGTCATGGGACGCTCTACTGCTGCTGAGCTGACGGAAGTACGGAGAACCGGCCGCGACCGCGCGGAATCGGAAGCCGCTACTCCTTCGCCGTCGCCTTGGCCTTCTGCCGGGCCCAGAACAGCTTCTGCGCCAGCAGCGTCAGCGTGCCCGCCATCGTGATCGCCACCAGGTTCAGCAGGAGCTGCTCCGTCGAGCCCCACGCCTGGCGGTATTCGTCGTACGAGAACGCGACCGCCGCGTTCGCCGCCGCCGGGATCGTGGTCACCGAGATCGCGACGCCGACCAGGGCGCCCGATTTGGCCGAGGTCAGGGAGAGGGTGCCGGCGATGCCCGCCAGGATGGCGACGACGAAGGAGAAGGCGTCGGGCCGGTAGATGAAGTTGGTGTTGGGGCGGGCCGCTTCGAGGTCGGCGGCGTTGAAGAGGTCCAGCGAGTCCATCAGATGGCTGAAGCCGACGGTGACGCTTATCGCCGTGGCGAAGCCGATCAGGAGGGCCAGCAGGGAGCGGGCCGCCAGTTTCGGGGCGCGCTGGACCAGGGCGGTGGAGACGCCCGCCAGGGGGCCGAACTCCGGGCCCACCGCCATCGCGCCCACGATCAGGATCGCGTTGTCCAGGACCACACCGCAGGCCGCGATCATCGTGGCGACCGACATAAAGGCGAGATAGGTGGCGGAGAGCGTGGACTCCTCGTGGGTCGCGTCCGCCAGGTGCTCCCACAGCACCGCGTCCGCGCCCTCGCCGGGGGCCTCCGCCTCCGCCCGGTCGGCGCGGCGGGAGAGGGAGAGGTGGATGTCCTCGACCGCGATCGACCCGGACTCGTCGATGCCGAGGGTCCGCAGCTCCGCGATCAGTTCGTCGCAGGACTCCCGGGCCACGTCGCACAGGACCAGATCGCCTTCGGGGTCGCGGGCGGCGCCGGGCAGGACGGCGAGATGGGCGGTGCCGACCGTGTTCTCGACCAGGCGGACCACCGCGGTCGTACGGTCGGCGGGGACGATCAGTCGCAGGTGCAGCACGCCGTGGTACTCCTCGGGCGGGGCGTCAGAGCTTGCGCAGGGAGAGCTTCTGGACCTTGTGGTCGGGGCCCTTGCGCAGGACCAGGGTGGCACGGCCGCGGGTCGGAGCCACGTTCTCCAGCAGGTTCGGCTTGTTGATGGTGCGCCAGGTGGTGCGGCCGTACTCCATGGCCTCCTCCTCCGACACCTGCGTGTACTTGCGGAAGTACGAGGACGGGTCCCGGAACGCGGTCTCCCGCAGCCGCCGGAAGCGGTGCAGGTACCACTTCTCGATGTCCTCGGGCCGGGCGTCCACATAGACCGAGAAGTCGAAGTAGTCGGCGAGGCCGACCCGGGTCCGGCCGTCCTTGCCGGGCAGCGCGGGCTGGAGGACGTTCAGGCCCTCGACGATCAGGATGTCGGGGCGGCGGACCACCAGCCGTTCGCCGGGGACGATGTCGTAGATCAGATGCGAGTAGACGGGGGCGGTGACCTCGTCCTTGCCCGCCTTGATGTCCGCCACGAACCGGGTCAGCGCCCGCCGGTCGTACGATTCGGGGAAACCCTTCCGCGACGCCAGCCCCCTCGCCTCCAGCTCCTTCATCGGCAGCAGGAAGCCGTCCGTGGTCACCAGCTCCACCCGCGGATGCTCAGGCCAGCGCGCCAGCAGCGCCTGGAGCAGCCGGGAGACCGTCGATTTGCCGACCGCGACCGAGCCCGCGATCCCTATCACGAAGGGTGTGCCGCGCTGCGCGGCCTGGCCGCCGCCCGCGTCCCCGAGGAAGGTGTTCAGCGCCCCGCGCAGTTCGCCGGTGGCCTTCACATAGAGGTTCAGCAGCCGGGAGAGCGGCAGATAGACGTCCCGTACCTCGTCGAGGTCGATCACGTCTCCGAGACCGCGCAGCCGCTCGACCTCGTCGGCGGTCAGCGGCAGCGGGGTCTTGTCCCGCAGGGCGCTCCACTCGTCCCTGGTCAGGTCGAGGTACGGGGTGGAGGCGTCGGCGGCGGCCCTGCGGTGGGTGTTCCGTGGCGGCGTCGTGATCACGTACTCCATTGTCGGTGCCGGGGCGCGGAAGCGGTCCGTGGGGTCGGTCACGCGCGTGGCGTTCCGCCGAAGACAGGGGTCGGGTGGGGCCGTTTTCCGTCCGGGCGGCGGGTGCTGCCGGACCCCGGGCCGGAATAGTCGTATGGTGCGGCTTATGTGTGGAATCGTGGGGTACGTCGGGGGGCAGTCGGCGCTGGACGTGATCGTCGCCGGGCTCAAGCGGCTGGAGTACCGGGGGTATGACTCCGCCGGGGTCGCCGTCCTCGCAGACGGCGGGCTCGCCTCGGCCCGGCGCGCCGGGAAGCTGGTCAATCTGGAGAAGGAGCTGGCCGACCGGCCGCTGCCGGCCGGTGCCACCGGGATCGGGCACACCCGCTGGGCCACCCACGGCGGCCCCACCGACGCCAACGCCCATCCGCATCTGGACAACGGGGGCCGGGTCGCCGTCGTCCACAACGGCATCATCGAGAACTTCGCCGCGCTCCGGGCTGAGCTGGCCGCCCGCGGCCATCACCTGGGCTCCGAGACGGACACCGAGGTCGTCGCCCATCTGCTCGCTGAGTCCTACTCCTCCTGCGGCGACCTCGCGGAGGCCATGCGGCTGGTCTGCCGCCGGCTGGAGGGCGCCTTCACCCTGGTCGCGGTGCACGCGGACGCCCCGGACACCGTCGTCGGCGCCCGCCGGAACTCGCCCCTGGTCGTCGGGGTCGGTGAGGGCGAGGCCTTTCTCGCCTCCGACGTCTCCGCCTTTATCGAGCACACCCGCTCCGCCGTCGAACTGGGCCAGGACCAGATCGTCGAGGTCCGCCGGAACGGGATCACGGTCACCGATTTCGACGGCGCCCCGGCGGAGGTCCGCCCCTACCACGTCGACTGGGACGCCTCGGCGGCCGAGAAGGGCGGCTACGACTCCTTCATGCTCAAGGAGATCGCGGAACAGCCGCGGGCCGTCGCGGACACCCTGCTGGGGCGCATCGACGCGGAGGGGGCCCTGACGCTGGACGAGGTCCGGATCCCGGTGCCCGAACTGCGGGCGGTGGAGAAGGTCGTCGTCGTCGCCTGCGGTACGGCGTTCCACGCCGGTCTGATCGCGAAGTACGCCATCGAACACTGGGCCCGGGTGCCCTGCGAGGTCGAGCTGGCCAGCGAGTTCCGCTACCGGGATCCGATCCTGGACCGGCGGTCGCTGGTCGTCGCCATCTCGCAGTCCGGGGAGACCATGGACACCCTGATGGCGGTCCGGCACGCCCGGGAGCAGGGCGCGAAGGTCCTCGCGATCTGCAATACCAACGGCTCCACCATTCCGCGCGAATCGGATGCCGTGCT
Encoded proteins:
- the fxlM gene encoding methyltransferase, FxLD system, which encodes MESTAAALNAGLVEELEHSGRIVSPQVAAAFRAVRRDLFVPGIPLDDAYRDDAVFTKRDADGSPLSSVSAPWLVATMLERLGVRQGDRVLEIGSGGYNAALLRHLVGPHGSVTSQDIDPEVIERAARCLAGAGVDGVRLVTGDGTLGVPAGGPYDRLVVTVQATSIAPAWLEQLTDEGRLVVPLRIRGLGRLLTFVREDDHWVGDGWDLCGFVRMRGPAARNPLMTTRLGDGIRLRWDGGPQPDADVLTAALAGERREVWTGVAVGVAEGTRPVVDLWLATVLDVFGRLHTGGAASVGEATVQALPGGSPATWTRDGLAHLVMRPADTGGSRFEYGVAWYGRDGAFAEDFAAQLRHWDRDHRGGPGPVLRVHPKESRDQRTGAGRLLDRPGPPAVITWP
- a CDS encoding lantibiotic dehydratase; protein product: MASRSAAESGGSYRGAVTRSAYAIRARSRTTPHGVWCGVAPAVLEGRDSVLRLGEGHRTVSVPSPLWLWAYADRMLDRPGVVPRLWLMTNNLLVRRGDRLEAEHPAAGGGQLGSIRRTELSEWLTAVCADGAQGAEVIRTVCDRYPGADAGAARSALVQMIRTGILLTDLLPRDLRNDPLAQLLAKLPEDLPERLPLVCLRRALRSADRYGPGSGRRIRLLRVARERADRLHPVDRPLTVDTLADGEFRLPEEVGRRAAEAAEVLWRIGHRKPPLGDWSARFAAAYGHQRAVPVLEAVDPAVGIGPPRAVDAVAAVSDHDEARERMLARLLAEAWKKDSPEVELTEELVERLARHGGLPPRTAEIHIRVVSGPAHDSFRLVVGHHSSQTAGSAAGRFASLLPLPDPLRPGAYGDGPAVAEIVCAPAAARSAGLAVETGYAPYRIPVGVPVRDGDLQLRELVIVSTGRGLVLWSLTLRRPVVPVLFSRITRDLLPAPARLLHLLGHAAERPWHTWSWRQAANFPSTPRIVYRDVVLTPQRWLLPDGLIAAAGRRAAWESHLADWLAEAHPPLPGHVVAEESDRHLPIRLDTAEHRELLRRTVLRGARTVAEAIGYDGDELPVAGPSGRHPLELVVSLYRTVGPPLERIDPRTAPRPRSEDLCVPGTEWLSVSLAVPARHQDTVIRRLIPAPPGVRMFWLRYWTPESGPHIRLRYRAAPGTLRLLAESLARWSADLAGQRLTGGRLHHEPYVRETQRYGGPAAIDAAENVFAADSALVRELLGHPDDSGRVVAAAVSAAAIARAFASPGAARGGPLDRADRRRREELRPAARAHVVTSRTAPLWDARQESLTVYRAVLPSGEIAERCASDLIHLHCNRLLGTDPGSERIVRSLATDLLHCDG
- a CDS encoding lanthionine synthetase LanC family protein; translated protein: MAELAADVERFARAVAEPADVLAGLGPASASTLSHGIPGTAVLLAALSAGDPALAALAERHWDTAAELLTGRSPDGIHSGPGALAASLVVGDAYLLRARHGLLDPAVAWLTARAQGLAVHQRRRRAAGGQGCPWGVYDTIKGLSGIGRILLAAERKGCRAAVPGLTAALDTLTHMINTPVEGRPGWWLPAQDHRLPVAGALPASGAATTGMAHGIAGPLALLSLAATAGHTVPGQQAAVRTAAEWLLLWADPDRGCPAHISGDALRRPPDPHHLATGPGRRTAWCYGAAGIGSAIMHAGTALDDPELHRRGHTMIAGIALQPVDRWDIDGPGLCHGSAGILQAARRAGCTEPAQQAARLTAHLLREIDDRPGAGLDIGFLGGTTGSVLALAEAAGLLPETEHTSWDALLLLS
- a CDS encoding DUF389 domain-containing protein, which translates into the protein MLHLRLIVPADRTTAVVRLVENTVGTAHLAVLPGAARDPEGDLVLCDVARESCDELIAELRTLGIDESGSIAVEDIHLSLSRRADRAEAEAPGEGADAVLWEHLADATHEESTLSATYLAFMSVATMIAACGVVLDNAILIVGAMAVGPEFGPLAGVSTALVQRAPKLAARSLLALLIGFATAISVTVGFSHLMDSLDLFNAADLEAARPNTNFIYRPDAFSFVVAILAGIAGTLSLTSAKSGALVGVAISVTTIPAAANAAVAFSYDEYRQAWGSTEQLLLNLVAITMAGTLTLLAQKLFWARQKAKATAKE
- the coaA gene encoding type I pantothenate kinase, yielding MEYVITTPPRNTHRRAAADASTPYLDLTRDEWSALRDKTPLPLTADEVERLRGLGDVIDLDEVRDVYLPLSRLLNLYVKATGELRGALNTFLGDAGGGQAAQRGTPFVIGIAGSVAVGKSTVSRLLQALLARWPEHPRVELVTTDGFLLPMKELEARGLASRKGFPESYDRRALTRFVADIKAGKDEVTAPVYSHLIYDIVPGERLVVRRPDILIVEGLNVLQPALPGKDGRTRVGLADYFDFSVYVDARPEDIEKWYLHRFRRLRETAFRDPSSYFRKYTQVSEEEAMEYGRTTWRTINKPNLLENVAPTRGRATLVLRKGPDHKVQKLSLRKL
- the glmS gene encoding glutamine--fructose-6-phosphate transaminase (isomerizing): MCGIVGYVGGQSALDVIVAGLKRLEYRGYDSAGVAVLADGGLASARRAGKLVNLEKELADRPLPAGATGIGHTRWATHGGPTDANAHPHLDNGGRVAVVHNGIIENFAALRAELAARGHHLGSETDTEVVAHLLAESYSSCGDLAEAMRLVCRRLEGAFTLVAVHADAPDTVVGARRNSPLVVGVGEGEAFLASDVSAFIEHTRSAVELGQDQIVEVRRNGITVTDFDGAPAEVRPYHVDWDASAAEKGGYDSFMLKEIAEQPRAVADTLLGRIDAEGALTLDEVRIPVPELRAVEKVVVVACGTAFHAGLIAKYAIEHWARVPCEVELASEFRYRDPILDRRSLVVAISQSGETMDTLMAVRHAREQGAKVLAICNTNGSTIPRESDAVLYTHAGPEVAVASTKAFLTQLVACYLVALYLGQSRGTTWGDEVRSVIRDLAGIPAALERVLAAVEPVRELARSLADRNTVLFLGRHVGYPVALEGALKLKELAYMHAEGFAAGELKHGPIALVERGLPVVVVVPSPRGRSVLHGKIVSNIQEIRARGARTVVIAEEGDDAVVPYADHLFRIPAVPTLLQPLVATVPLQVFACELATARGNEVDQPRNLAKSVTVE